Genomic window (Sediminispirochaeta smaragdinae DSM 11293):
GGTGGAGTTTTCCTCTATTCTCCGCCGAAAACAACTCTTTAAGCACTTTCCCTACAACTTCGTCGGCAGGCATCGGTTTTTTAAGGTTCTTTGCCCATTCCAACAGACGATTGGAGATCCGTGTCATGTAGCTCTCGGAAACATCGAACAGAAGGTCGGCCTTACTGGAGTAGTAGTAATAGAGCGTTCCTTTGCTGATCGACAAACTACGGGCGATATCAGAGAGACTGGTATCCTGGGCTCCCTGCTTTATGAACAATTCGGTTGCTGCATCGATGATACGACTGCGATTATCGACATCCGCATAATCGCGCTTACTCTTTCTCATAGGAAAACCATAAGCGGCATACTTCCTTCTGTCAAGTTCTCTCTTTTTCTTGACAGCGGAGGAATGGATAATAATGATGGAAGAGGAGGTTCTTCAGATGAATGTTGTTCTCGTCGAGGATTCCAATACGACACGTCTTTATTTGGAGTCCTTGTTTCGCTCCCGTGATCATAAGGTGGTGGGCTCTTTTGGTGACGCCGATTCGGCAATATCCTCCATCTTGGAAATGATCGACGAGATAGACCTGATGTTGATCGACATTTTTCTCGGAGGAGAGCGCAACGGTATCGATGTCGTGGAATCTGTATCGGTACAAAAGCCTATTCCCGTAATTTATCTTACCGCTTCCGAGGACCCTCAAGTTGCCGCAAGGGCGCGTAAAACCAGCCCCTATGGATTTCTCTTAAAACCGTTTAAAGAGCTTGTTTTTTTCAGCACGATCGAGATTGTGGAAAGCCGTATTGATGCTGAGAAACGATTTCGTCGGAGAATAGCCTTTGAACAAATGATATCCGGGATCTATCGTCGTTTGCATGAGCCCGGAGATCCCGATTTCGTCGCTATATTGAACTCGCTCGGGACCTTCGTTCAGGCCGATAGGGTGGTGCTCCTTAAGATTTTTCCCCGGGAGGGAATCGTCCGACATATGGCCCTCTGGCCTCCTTCCGAGCAGGGGAAGAGTAATATTCCAAGCGAGGAACTCCCCTCTCTTTTGCATCTTCTTCCTGAGCGAAGGGATCAGTTGCTTCGGCTCCGTTCCCACGAGGCTCAACTTATATTTTTTGCTCCGCCGCTCAATTATCTTGCCATGCCGATTTTCCTCCCCGAAGGGGGGGCAGCCGGATGTATCGCTTTCGATCGTGAAGAATCTCGCAGGCCTTGGAGCGGAGCCGATGGGAGGCTTTTGCGCATGGCGGCCGAGATGATTGGGGGCTGGTGGCATAGAAAGGAGACCGAGGCCTCACTTCGTCATGCGCAGAGTTCGGTGATCAGCAAAGAGAAACTGGCCTCCATCGGTATGCTGTCGGCTGGTATCATTCACGAAATAGCAAACCCCCTCTCGTTCGTCGAATCGAATGTCAGAACCCTCGGGAAATCGATCAACCAGCTTCGTGATGAGACTACGAGCCCCGGTTGCGAAGATTTTTCAAAAGAGGGGCCTGAGCTGAGCGAGATCATCGATGAGACGGTACAGGGACTCGAACGTATTGTCGGAATTGTCTCTAGTATCCGCAGTTTTTCTGCCGGAGGAGGCGACATAGGGGCACGCAAGGGGTGGTACGAACTCAATGAAGGGATTCGATCTACCTTGGCTCTGATACGCACCTTTGCTGGCGAAAGCGCCGAGGTTGTCTTGGAACTTGGCGAAGTTCCGCCTATCTACTGCTATGGGGCACGGATCAATCAGGTACTCCTCAATCTCCTTACCAATGCAGCTAGAGCCATACGAGAGAAAGAGAATCTCAAGGACGGAAGGATTCTTGTAAAGAGCGGATCGGCCGATGGCTATCTCTTTTGTACGGTTAGCGATAACGGCAACGGTATCGATCCGCGGTTGATCGATACCATTTTCGAACCTTTTTTTACGACACGGGAAGATGAAAGCGGCAGCGGCTTGGGACTTGCCATTGCCCGAGAGATTATCGAAACGGACCATGGCGGAAGGTTGACGGTCGAATCCGAAGGGGTTGGAAAGGGAAGTTCGTTTACACTGACGATTCCCCTTCGGCCCGAACCATGATATAGACCCGCTAGGTTTCTGCGGATATACTTATACGCTATGAAAGAGATTATCGAGCTGTCCGATTCCTCCCGCTTAGAGGATCGGCATGCCCTGGCGACGGTAGTGGATATTGCCGGTTCCGGTGTCAGAGGCGTGGGGGCCACTATGCTTGTTTCCGCAGACGGAACGATAACCGGTTCAGTCAGCGGTGGGTGTATAGAGGGAGAGGTGATACGGGCGGCCATTCGCTTGCTCGAAGGAGGCGATCCCCTTCTTCTCAGCTTTTGCGAGGTGCAAGATCCCATTTTTGGTACCATATCCCCCTGTGGGGGGACCGTATCGGTCATGATCTATCCGGGGTCCGAACTTGTTGAGAAACGATACATCGAGTTAATACGAGAGGGTAAAGGCGCTCTGTGGGGAGTTTCTCTGGACGGAGAATCCGCTTCCGCCGGACTTTTATTTGCCGGAGAGCGTGTCGATGAGCTTGTCTTTTCTTCCGATCTTTCTCTTGCCCAATTGGGGGTGCTGAAAGCGTTCATTGCTAAGGCCTCGTCTGAGGAGTTGAAGCGGGGCATTCGTGATGAACACTGGTTTGTAATGATGTCTCCTCCTCCGGTCAATCTCTGCATCGTGGGAGGCGGACATATTTCCGTGGCTTTGAGCCGTATTGCCAAAGCCCTGGCTTGGCGTGTCGTCATCGTCGATCCCCGTGAGGCTTTTCTTTCGGCGGATAGATTTCCCGAAGCGGACGCCGTATTGAATATGTGGCCGGAACCCGCCTTTGAAAAACTATGTATCGACAAGCGTTTTGCCGTCGCCGCCCTGTCTCACGACAGCAAAATAGATGATCAGGCTATTTTCGGGGCCCTGAACTCGGATTGCTTTTATGCAGGGGTGCTCGGTAGTCGCAAAACCCTTGCCGCCCGTCGGGACCGACTGGCGGAACAAGGGGTAAACGCCGAGAATCTTGCCCGGCTGCGAGGTCCCATCGGCCTTAATATCGGTGCAAAAGAGCCCGAAGAGATTGCCCTTGCCGTTGCGGCTGAAATTGTCGAAACCGTAAGGAGCAATCGGGGATGAAGACCGTTCAATCACAGGACGACATGAATTTACTGCGCCAGGGGTTTTCCTATGCCCATCGCTATCGGGATGCCGTTTTTGTCGTGAAGATTGATTGTACCGTCATCGATCATCCTCAATTTCCTCTTCTGATAAAGGATATTGCCCTGCTTCAGCAACTGGGTATCAACGTGGTGCTTGTGCCGGGTGCCAGAGAGCGTATCGATGAGATCATTAGCCGTTACGGCTTTACGACAGAATATCATCGCAGCATCCGTATCACGACCGAAGAAACGATTCCCTTTGCCCGTATGGCCGCCTTCGACGTTTCCAACCGATTAATGACGGGATTGGCAGGCCAGGAGGTCAATGCCGTCGTGGGCAATTGGGTCAGGGCGAAAAGCCTCGGTGTCATAGACGGTATCGACTTCCACTATTCCGGTACCGTTGAGCGGATTCTGACCGATCCTGTTCGTGAGGTCATCTCCATGGGGATGATTCCGATTTTCCCCTGCATCGGTTGGAATTCGACGGGTAAGCCCTACAATTTATCCAGCGATGAGCTTGTGCTGCAGATCGCCGTTGCTTTGGGGGCGGAAAAACTCTTTTTCATCACCACCGAAACTCAACTTTCGGCCGAGCACTACCACTGTCCTGCGGAATGCGGGGTTTCCCGTGACGGAAGAATCAGCCGGATCGATGCCTCTACCGCCGCTCATTTTCTCGAACTCAATCCCGAAAAGAGCGGGGAGCTCTTCCGCATCAATCTGGCCCGAAGGGCCTGCGACCGGGGTATCTCCCGTGTTCACATCCTGGACGGGCGGCGTGAAGGTGTTCTGCTTCAGGAGATTTTCTCCAACCAGGGTGTCGGTACCATGGTTCATACGAATCTTTACGAGAGCATTCGTGATATGCGCGCATCGGATGTTTCGGATGTGCTACGCATCATGGATCCCTATGTGGAAGAAGGTATCCTCGTACCCAGGGACAAGCAGACGCTCCAGCAGTTCTATCACGATTTCATTGTCTTCGATGTCGACGGAATTGTTCATGGTTGTGCGGCTCTTCATATCTATGAAGATGACCAGGCCGAAATTGCTGCGGTGGCTGTAAATCGAAAGTATCACGGTACCGGTATAGGAGGACGCCTCGTTTCTTTTCTGATCGAACGGGCCAGAAACAGAGGTCTGAGACAGTTATTTGTTCTTACGACCCGTACGGCGGATTGGTTCGAGCAACAGGGCTTTCGCCGTGCATCACTGGATGAGATACCGGTGAGAAAGCGTCAGCAATACAACTGTGAAAGGAACTCCTCGGTTCTTGTGTATCTGCTGGATGAGAATGCCGATGCCGCACTTCGGCGATAGGTGTTGCAAGCCTCTTGATGCCCACCGGGATTCGTAACACGAATCAGCGAAACCAGAGCATCAGGAAAAGCAGATATGTGACTGCAGGTACGAACACCATGATTGCTTTCTTTTCAAGGGGACCGAGCTTCGGCGGAATGTTGGAGCCGTCTTGTCCCGTTCCCCGGCATTCCAGGGCCTCAATAAGCTGCTGACTCCGCTCCAGAAGCAAGGTAAACAAAGGATTTACGGTAGTACGTATCCTCCGGATGGGATTGCGGCATGCAGCAATCCCCCGAGCTGTTTTTGCCTCTTCAATCTCGTCTATCAATCCGAAGATCATCGGCAGAAAGCGGATGGTAAGGGATATTGAGAGTGCACTCTTTGCGGCAAAGCGGGGGGCGATAGGGGCTATATAGGCATAGACCGCTGCACCAAACTGCTGGGTGCTTGTTGTCTCCACAGCGATATGGGCAAGAAATACGATTGAGAGAAAACGACAACCCTGGAGCAACGCTTCTGCCACATGGCCTTTGTCCGGCCTTCCATCGGATAGGGCCGTAGCAACCATGAGCAAGAGGGCAATCAGCAAAAGGCCACGGCTCTCCCTGAATACTCTCAGCGGTGATATCTTTGCAGATACCGCTGCAGTGGCAGGTATCAAAAGGGCCAGCAGGTACGCCATAGGGGGAAGCTTTGCCAGGCTGAATGCGCAGAGCAAGAGCATCGGAAGTTTCAATCGCGGATCAAAGCCTCTGACCGGATCATCGCCGGGCAGGAACCTGAATAGTTCACGCTGTTTCATCAAGCCAGCTACATTTTTCGATGGGAAAGGCCTCAGGCGGAGGTTTGATTCCGAAGCCCTTCAACCGCTCTCTCATGGTTTCCAGAGGACCGTTTTCCACGACACTTCCCTTCGACAGGACGATGGCCCGATCCGCCAGGGCCGCACTCTTCATCAAATCGTGTGTTACAAGGATGATGGTCCGTCCGCTTTCTTTGAGACCTTTGAGAATCCGGAGCAGCTCAATGGCCCCCGGATAATCAAGGTTCCCGAATGGTTCGTCCAGGAGTACGATGTCCGGTTCCATCGCTTCCACTCCCGCCACTGCAAGCCTCCGCTTTTCTCCTCCCGAGAGAAGGTGAGGCCGTTTATCTTTCAGATGTAACAGCCCGGTCTTTTCAAGAGCCTTCTCACTACGTTCGATAATCTGTGATTCAGTACATCCTAAATTTCTCGGTCCGAAGGCAACATCCTCCTCCACGGTCTGACCGACGATTTGGCTATCGGGATTTTGAAAGATAAAACCAATCTTTTGGTGGAGGCTACGACCATGATCGGAGAGGGGCTTTCCTTCCAGAACCACCGAACCTTCCTGAGGCTCCAAGAGGCCTGCAATGATCTTTAGGAGCACCGACTTTCCCGACCCGTTGGTTCCCAGAAGGAGCGTAAAGGATCCTCTGGTGAAACTAAGAGACACATTTCGCAGCGCCGTTGTGCCGTCACGAAATCGGCGACTGACATTCCGAAGCTCGAGTATCATCTCTGCCCTCTCAGCCATGGAGAATCTCTTCCAATCGTTCTCTTAAGGGGATGGCCAGCACGGCAGCGGCGCAGATCTTTACTATGTCCCCGATGATAAAGGGGTAGAGCCCGGCTGCAAGGGTCGCCTTCCAGCTGATACCTGCTGCAATCTTAAGCCAGGGCAATCCAATTATGTAGGTAATAAGCGCCGCAACCAAAGCTGCCGAGAAATTGATGAGCAGAGCCGCTGTTTTTGAGCCTTTTTCACGACGTAGATGGGCAATGAATGATCCTGCTATCATTGCCGGCAGATAGGCAAGCAAATATCCTCCCGTGGGGCCGAAAAAATGGGCAATGCCCCCGGTACCGCCTGAAAAGACCGGCAGGCCTGCTGAACCGATCGCCAGATAGAGGAGGATGGAAAAGAGCGCATCGCGGGGCCTCAGCAGTAACGCGGTAAGAAAGACAAAAAAGTTCTGCATAACCAGAGGGACAGGGCCCAGGGGGATCGCGATGTAGGCTCCTGCCGATATGAGCGCCGAAAAGAGAGCCGCAAATACCATCGAAGCCAGGGGCTTTGCTTTGTTCGTGTCGTTGTTAGCCATTGTTGTTCCTTTCTATTTATTGTTCTGAAAGCATGATGCAATCGCCTTCCCGCACCGATTCTACATATCCTTCGTCCGATTCGATCAAGAGGGAGCCGTCACTTCCGATATCTTTTGCTCGACCTGTCAACGCCGTCCCCCAGCTTTTTTCAATTCGGACTCTTCTGCCGATTGTTGCGGAGGCAGCCTTCCATGCAGCAATGGTCTGCTGTGGACTCCACCGATTCATGCGAGAATGGAATTCGAAAAAAATTCCTCTCGCCAGATCCGCAGAAGATGGTAACTTTTTTTTCCTATCGACGAATTCCTGAAGTGCGCCGGAACGCGGGACCCCCGGAACAGGTTGAAGATTGATTCCGATGCCGATAATTTGCCTGTCGACAAGATCGTATTTGCCGTGAAGCTCGGTGATGATTCCTGCAATCTTTCGTTCTCCTACGACAATATCGTTAGGCCAGGATATTCGGGCCGGGATATGATATGTTTTTCGAAGGACGTTGACGACGGAAGCGGCAAGCTTCATTGGCGAAAAGAAAGC
Coding sequences:
- a CDS encoding TetR/AcrR family transcriptional regulator, coding for MRKSKRDYADVDNRSRIIDAATELFIKQGAQDTSLSDIARSLSISKGTLYYYYSSKADLLFDVSESYMTRISNRLLEWAKNLKKPMPADEVVGKVLKELFSAENRGKLHLYLIYESITNNEMLKKRLISAYDQWLVMIKEGLSVLMNDTEKVTEYAELLLIMITGGIVHSTLGFGPQRIDGIMSLIFSGNPA
- a CDS encoding hybrid sensor histidine kinase/response regulator, with the protein product MMEEEVLQMNVVLVEDSNTTRLYLESLFRSRDHKVVGSFGDADSAISSILEMIDEIDLMLIDIFLGGERNGIDVVESVSVQKPIPVIYLTASEDPQVAARARKTSPYGFLLKPFKELVFFSTIEIVESRIDAEKRFRRRIAFEQMISGIYRRLHEPGDPDFVAILNSLGTFVQADRVVLLKIFPREGIVRHMALWPPSEQGKSNIPSEELPSLLHLLPERRDQLLRLRSHEAQLIFFAPPLNYLAMPIFLPEGGAAGCIAFDREESRRPWSGADGRLLRMAAEMIGGWWHRKETEASLRHAQSSVISKEKLASIGMLSAGIIHEIANPLSFVESNVRTLGKSINQLRDETTSPGCEDFSKEGPELSEIIDETVQGLERIVGIVSSIRSFSAGGGDIGARKGWYELNEGIRSTLALIRTFAGESAEVVLELGEVPPIYCYGARINQVLLNLLTNAARAIREKENLKDGRILVKSGSADGYLFCTVSDNGNGIDPRLIDTIFEPFFTTREDESGSGLGLAIAREIIETDHGGRLTVESEGVGKGSSFTLTIPLRPEP
- a CDS encoding XdhC family protein; the protein is MKEIIELSDSSRLEDRHALATVVDIAGSGVRGVGATMLVSADGTITGSVSGGCIEGEVIRAAIRLLEGGDPLLLSFCEVQDPIFGTISPCGGTVSVMIYPGSELVEKRYIELIREGKGALWGVSLDGESASAGLLFAGERVDELVFSSDLSLAQLGVLKAFIAKASSEELKRGIRDEHWFVMMSPPPVNLCIVGGGHISVALSRIAKALAWRVVIVDPREAFLSADRFPEADAVLNMWPEPAFEKLCIDKRFAVAALSHDSKIDDQAIFGALNSDCFYAGVLGSRKTLAARRDRLAEQGVNAENLARLRGPIGLNIGAKEPEEIALAVAAEIVETVRSNRG
- the argA gene encoding amino-acid N-acetyltransferase, whose protein sequence is MKTVQSQDDMNLLRQGFSYAHRYRDAVFVVKIDCTVIDHPQFPLLIKDIALLQQLGINVVLVPGARERIDEIISRYGFTTEYHRSIRITTEETIPFARMAAFDVSNRLMTGLAGQEVNAVVGNWVRAKSLGVIDGIDFHYSGTVERILTDPVREVISMGMIPIFPCIGWNSTGKPYNLSSDELVLQIAVALGAEKLFFITTETQLSAEHYHCPAECGVSRDGRISRIDASTAAHFLELNPEKSGELFRINLARRACDRGISRVHILDGRREGVLLQEIFSNQGVGTMVHTNLYESIRDMRASDVSDVLRIMDPYVEEGILVPRDKQTLQQFYHDFIVFDVDGIVHGCAALHIYEDDQAEIAAVAVNRKYHGTGIGGRLVSFLIERARNRGLRQLFVLTTRTADWFEQQGFRRASLDEIPVRKRQQYNCERNSSVLVYLLDENADAALRR
- a CDS encoding energy-coupling factor transporter transmembrane component T family protein encodes the protein MKQRELFRFLPGDDPVRGFDPRLKLPMLLLCAFSLAKLPPMAYLLALLIPATAAVSAKISPLRVFRESRGLLLIALLLMVATALSDGRPDKGHVAEALLQGCRFLSIVFLAHIAVETTSTQQFGAAVYAYIAPIAPRFAAKSALSISLTIRFLPMIFGLIDEIEEAKTARGIAACRNPIRRIRTTVNPLFTLLLERSQQLIEALECRGTGQDGSNIPPKLGPLEKKAIMVFVPAVTYLLFLMLWFR
- a CDS encoding energy-coupling factor ABC transporter ATP-binding protein; its protein translation is MAERAEMILELRNVSRRFRDGTTALRNVSLSFTRGSFTLLLGTNGSGKSVLLKIIAGLLEPQEGSVVLEGKPLSDHGRSLHQKIGFIFQNPDSQIVGQTVEEDVAFGPRNLGCTESQIIERSEKALEKTGLLHLKDKRPHLLSGGEKRRLAVAGVEAMEPDIVLLDEPFGNLDYPGAIELLRILKGLKESGRTIILVTHDLMKSAALADRAIVLSKGSVVENGPLETMRERLKGFGIKPPPEAFPIEKCSWLDETA
- a CDS encoding biotin transporter BioY, with the translated sequence MANNDTNKAKPLASMVFAALFSALISAGAYIAIPLGPVPLVMQNFFVFLTALLLRPRDALFSILLYLAIGSAGLPVFSGGTGGIAHFFGPTGGYLLAYLPAMIAGSFIAHLRREKGSKTAALLINFSAALVAALITYIIGLPWLKIAAGISWKATLAAGLYPFIIGDIVKICAAAVLAIPLRERLEEILHG
- a CDS encoding biotin--[acetyl-CoA-carboxylase] ligase, with amino-acid sequence MKVNTSRNILHMLGSRECISGETMATHLGLSRVAVWKQIQQLRERGYVIESSSRGYRLIKLPEEPRAEQFPPSFPFKVEYREETGSTMEDARKAEERIATIFLAGKQSSGRGRKNRRWQSPEGGLYASVLFFPGSEYGAAFFSPMKLAASVVNVLRKTYHIPARISWPNDIVVGERKIAGIITELHGKYDLVDRQIIGIGINLQPVPGVPRSGALQEFVDRKKKLPSSADLARGIFFEFHSRMNRWSPQQTIAAWKAASATIGRRVRIEKSWGTALTGRAKDIGSDGSLLIESDEGYVESVREGDCIMLSEQ